A single Sporosarcina sp. FSL W8-0480 DNA region contains:
- a CDS encoding TetR/AcrR family transcriptional regulator, whose translation MAKKQLIMEKALELFAKQGFEATSVQQITDHCGISKGAFYLSFKSKDELIVGLIDHFLKEFTSDIDYVVNHTKNNGDLLYNFYYTSFNSFQKHSDFAKILMKELMQSFDEELFSKFHTYNKSLETVIMAMIERLYEETDEYLKFDLAFCIKGFLKTYSELILLYKFPLDMDLLIRSLVEKTNLLAKNMTISFISDDLIEALDQPVNEELPLEKIIEIVEKNIEDMEDSIEKESLILLKQELSKRTLPHAILMGLLANIQHHPHCKWSAYILRKHFDSK comes from the coding sequence ATGGCGAAAAAACAACTAATTATGGAAAAGGCTTTGGAACTTTTTGCGAAGCAAGGATTCGAAGCGACATCTGTACAGCAAATAACGGACCATTGCGGCATCTCCAAAGGGGCTTTCTATTTGTCATTCAAATCGAAGGATGAACTGATTGTTGGATTGATTGATCACTTCTTAAAGGAGTTCACCTCAGATATTGACTACGTAGTCAACCATACAAAGAACAATGGGGATCTGCTTTATAACTTTTACTATACGTCGTTTAATTCGTTTCAAAAACACTCCGACTTCGCAAAAATTCTCATGAAGGAATTAATGCAGTCGTTTGATGAAGAGCTTTTTTCCAAATTTCACACGTATAACAAGTCGTTGGAGACAGTGATTATGGCAATGATTGAACGACTTTACGAAGAAACAGATGAGTATTTGAAATTCGATTTGGCTTTTTGCATTAAAGGCTTTTTGAAAACATATTCCGAATTAATACTGCTCTATAAATTCCCATTGGATATGGACCTATTAATTCGTTCCCTTGTTGAAAAGACAAATCTCCTTGCTAAAAACATGACGATTTCTTTCATTTCGGATGATTTGATAGAGGCTCTTGACCAACCTGTAAATGAGGAGCTACCTTTAGAGAAAATTATTGAAATCGTGGAGAAGAACATTGAGGATATGGAGGATTCCATCGAAAAGGAGTCGTTGATCTTACTAAAGCAAGAATTGTCGAAGCGTACGTTACCTCATGCAATCTTAATGGGTTTATTGGCAAACATTCAGCACCACCCTCACTGCAAATGGTCCGCTTATATACTGCGGAAACATTTTGATAGTAAATAA